The proteins below come from a single Pseudomonas sp. MYb118 genomic window:
- a CDS encoding bifunctional prephenate dehydrogenase/3-phosphoshikimate 1-carboxyvinyltransferase, protein MIGRLVVVGLGLIGGSFAKGLRESGLCREVVGVDLDPQSRKLAVELGVVDRCEDDLVKACQGADVIQLAVPILAMEKLLGRLAGMNLGQAILTDVGSAKGNVVRAATEVFGGMPANFVPGHPIAGSEQSGVEASNAELFRRHKVILTPLAQTDPAALAVVDRLWRELGADVEHMQVERHDEVLAATSHLPHLLAFGLVDSLAKRNENLEIFRYAAGGFRDFTRIAGSDPVMWHDIFLANREAVLRTLDTFRSDLDALRDAVDAGDGHQLLGVFTRARVAREHFSKILARRAYVDAMNSNDLIFLGQPGGRLTGRIRVPGDKSISHRSIMLGSLAEGVTEVEGFLEGEDALATLQAFRDMGVVIEGPHHGRVTIHGVGLHGLKPAPGPIYLGNSGTSMRLLSGLLAAQNFDSTLTGDASLSKRPMNRVANPLREMGAVIETAADGRPPMTIRGGHALKGLTYTMPMASAQVKSCLLLAGLYAEGKTTVTEPAPTRDHTERMLRGFGYPVSVDGATASVESGHKLTATHIEVPGDISSSAFFLVAASIAEGSELVLEHVGINPTRTGVIDILRLMGADITLENQREVGGEPVADLRVRAAKLKGIEIPEELVPLAIDEFPVLFVAAACAEGRTVLRGAEELRVKESDRIQVMADGLLALGVKCEPTPDGIIIDGGSIGGGEVHGHGDHRIAMAFSVASLRATAPIRIHDCANVATSFPNFLALCAQVGIRVAQEAQS, encoded by the coding sequence ATGATCGGTCGCCTGGTGGTGGTCGGTCTGGGTCTGATCGGTGGTTCGTTTGCCAAGGGTTTGCGTGAAAGCGGCCTGTGCCGCGAAGTGGTCGGCGTCGATCTCGACCCGCAGTCGCGCAAGCTCGCGGTCGAGCTGGGCGTGGTCGATCGTTGCGAAGACGACCTGGTGAAGGCGTGCCAGGGCGCTGACGTGATTCAGTTGGCCGTGCCGATCCTGGCCATGGAAAAACTGCTCGGCCGTCTGGCCGGCATGAATCTGGGCCAGGCGATTCTCACCGACGTCGGCAGCGCCAAGGGCAATGTCGTGCGCGCCGCCACCGAAGTGTTTGGCGGCATGCCGGCGAACTTCGTGCCGGGCCACCCGATTGCCGGTTCCGAGCAGAGTGGGGTGGAAGCCTCCAATGCCGAGCTGTTCCGTCGTCATAAAGTGATTCTGACACCGCTTGCGCAGACCGATCCGGCGGCGCTGGCGGTGGTCGACCGTTTGTGGCGTGAGCTGGGCGCCGATGTCGAGCACATGCAGGTCGAGCGCCACGATGAAGTGTTGGCGGCGACCAGCCATTTGCCGCACCTGCTGGCGTTCGGCCTGGTCGATTCGTTGGCCAAGCGCAATGAAAACCTTGAGATCTTCCGTTACGCTGCCGGCGGTTTCCGCGATTTCACGAGAATCGCGGGGAGTGATCCGGTCATGTGGCACGACATCTTCCTCGCCAACCGCGAAGCTGTCCTGCGCACACTTGATACATTTCGCAGCGACCTCGACGCCTTGCGCGACGCGGTCGATGCAGGGGATGGGCACCAGTTGTTGGGCGTCTTCACGCGCGCCCGGGTTGCTCGCGAACATTTCAGTAAAATCCTGGCCCGCCGGGCTTATGTGGACGCTATGAACTCCAACGACCTGATTTTCCTGGGACAACCGGGTGGCCGCCTGACTGGGCGGATTCGTGTACCGGGTGACAAATCGATTTCCCACCGTTCGATCATGCTGGGCTCTTTGGCTGAAGGCGTTACCGAAGTCGAAGGCTTCCTCGAGGGCGAAGATGCCCTCGCCACCCTGCAGGCCTTCCGTGACATGGGCGTCGTGATCGAAGGTCCGCACCATGGTCGCGTGACCATCCACGGCGTCGGCCTGCATGGCCTCAAACCTGCGCCGGGCCCGATCTATCTGGGTAACTCCGGTACGTCGATGCGTCTGCTGTCGGGCCTGCTGGCCGCGCAGAACTTCGACAGCACCCTGACCGGTGACGCATCGCTGTCCAAGCGCCCGATGAACCGCGTGGCCAATCCGCTGCGTGAAATGGGTGCGGTGATCGAAACCGCAGCCGACGGTCGTCCGCCGATGACCATTCGTGGCGGCCACGCCCTCAAGGGCCTGACCTACACCATGCCGATGGCCAGTGCCCAGGTTAAATCCTGCCTGTTGCTGGCTGGGCTGTACGCCGAAGGCAAGACCACTGTCACCGAACCGGCGCCGACGCGCGACCATACCGAGCGCATGCTGCGTGGCTTCGGCTACCCGGTCAGTGTCGATGGCGCTACCGCGTCGGTGGAGTCCGGGCACAAGCTGACCGCTACCCACATCGAAGTGCCGGGTGACATTTCCTCGTCGGCGTTCTTCCTGGTGGCGGCGTCGATCGCCGAAGGTTCCGAACTGGTGCTCGAGCACGTCGGCATCAACCCGACCCGTACCGGCGTGATCGACATCCTGCGCCTGATGGGGGCCGACATCACCCTGGAAAACCAGCGTGAAGTGGGCGGCGAGCCGGTAGCTGACCTGCGCGTACGTGCGGCTAAACTCAAGGGGATCGAGATCCCTGAAGAGCTGGTGCCGTTGGCCATCGACGAATTCCCCGTGCTGTTCGTGGCTGCCGCCTGTGCCGAAGGGCGCACCGTGCTGCGCGGTGCCGAAGAGCTGCGCGTGAAGGAATCGGACCGCATTCAAGTGATGGCTGATGGCTTGCTGGCACTGGGCGTCAAATGCGAACCGACCCCGGACGGCATCATCATCGACGGTGGTTCGATCGGTGGTGGCGAAGTGCACGGTCACGGCGATCACCGCATCGCCATGGCGTTCAGCGTCGCTTCCCTGCGCGCCACTGCGCCGATCCGCATCCATGACTGCGCCAACGTCGCGACTTCGTTCCCGAATTTCCTGGCGCTGTGCGCCCAGGTCGGTATCCGTGTTGCACAAGAGGCTCAGTCGTGA
- the cmk gene encoding (d)CMP kinase, with the protein MKNIAPVITIDGPSGSGKGTVAGILARRLGWNLLDSGALYRLLAFAAHNHGVDLTNEELLKKLAAHLDVQFIAATEGQLQRIILEGDEVSDVIRTESVGSGASQVAALPAVREALLQRQRAFQEAPGLVADGRDMGTVVFPDAPLKIFLTASAEERARRRYLQLKGKVEGVSLSSLLDEIRARDERDTQRAVAPLKPAADAIQLDSTELSIDQVLERIMSEIAIRDIAG; encoded by the coding sequence GTGAAGAACATCGCACCGGTCATCACCATTGACGGGCCAAGCGGCTCCGGAAAGGGCACGGTTGCCGGGATCCTGGCCAGGCGCCTGGGCTGGAACCTGCTGGATTCCGGTGCGCTGTACCGCCTGCTGGCCTTTGCCGCGCATAACCATGGCGTCGACCTGACCAACGAAGAGCTGCTGAAAAAGCTTGCCGCTCATCTGGATGTGCAATTCATTGCGGCGACCGAAGGTCAGCTGCAGCGCATCATCCTTGAAGGTGACGAGGTCAGCGACGTGATCCGTACGGAAAGCGTCGGCTCGGGTGCTTCCCAGGTGGCTGCACTGCCTGCCGTACGCGAGGCGCTGCTGCAGCGCCAGCGTGCCTTTCAGGAGGCGCCGGGCCTGGTCGCCGATGGTCGCGACATGGGAACGGTGGTGTTCCCGGACGCGCCCTTGAAGATTTTCCTCACTGCCAGTGCCGAGGAGCGCGCGCGCCGTCGTTACTTGCAGTTGAAGGGGAAAGTCGAAGGTGTTAGTCTGTCGAGTCTGCTAGATGAGATACGTGCACGCGATGAGCGTGACACCCAGCGAGCGGTAGCCCCGCTCAAGCCGGCGGCTGACGCCATCCAGCTGGATTCCACGGAATTATCCATCGACCAGGTGCTGGAACGCATCATGAGCGAAATCGCCATTCGCGATATCGCCGGGTGA
- the rpsA gene encoding 30S ribosomal protein S1 has protein sequence MSESFAELFEESLKTLNLQAGSIITGVIVDIDYQARWVTVHAGLKSEALIPLEQFYNDAGDLNINVGDEVHVALDSVEDGFGETKLSREKAKRAECWIVLEAAFAAEEVVKGVINGKVKGGFTVDVNGIRAFLPGSLVDVRPVRDTTHLEGKELEFKVIKLDQKRNNVVVSRRSVLEAENSAEREALLESLQEGQQVKGIVKNLTDYGAFVDLGGVDGLLHITDMAWKRIKHPSEIVNVGDEIDVKVLKYDRERNRVSLGLKQLGEDPWVAIKARYPESTRVTARVTNLTDYGCFAELEEGVEGLVHVSEMDWTNKNIHPSKVVQVGDEVEVMVLDIDEERRRISLGIKQCKSNPWEDFSGQFNKGDKISGTIKSITDFGIFIGLDGGIDGLVHLSDISWNEVGEEAVRRFKKGDELDTVILSVDPERERISLGIKQLESDPFSEYVSVNDKGAIVKGTVKEVDAKGAIIVLADDIEATLKASEISRDRVEDARNVLKEGEEVEAKIISVDRKSRVIQLSIKSKDVEDEKEAIQSLRDKPVASDAPVATTLGDLLRAAQAEKQN, from the coding sequence ATGAGCGAAAGCTTTGCGGAACTCTTTGAAGAAAGCCTAAAAACCCTGAACCTTCAGGCTGGCTCCATCATCACCGGTGTTATCGTTGATATCGACTACCAAGCTCGCTGGGTAACCGTTCACGCTGGCCTGAAGTCTGAAGCACTCATCCCGCTTGAGCAGTTCTACAACGACGCTGGCGATCTGAACATCAACGTCGGTGACGAAGTTCACGTTGCTCTGGACTCGGTTGAAGACGGCTTTGGTGAAACCAAGCTGTCCCGTGAAAAAGCCAAGCGCGCTGAATGCTGGATTGTTCTGGAAGCAGCCTTCGCAGCCGAAGAAGTGGTCAAGGGCGTTATCAACGGTAAGGTTAAAGGCGGCTTCACTGTCGACGTTAACGGCATCCGTGCGTTCCTGCCAGGTTCTCTGGTTGACGTCCGTCCAGTGCGCGATACCACGCACCTGGAAGGCAAAGAGCTGGAATTCAAGGTCATCAAACTCGACCAGAAGCGCAACAACGTTGTCGTTTCCCGTCGCAGCGTCCTCGAAGCCGAGAACTCCGCCGAGCGTGAAGCTCTGCTGGAATCCCTGCAGGAAGGCCAACAAGTCAAAGGTATCGTCAAGAACCTCACCGATTACGGCGCATTCGTCGATCTGGGTGGCGTCGATGGCCTGCTGCACATTACCGACATGGCTTGGAAACGCATCAAGCATCCTTCCGAAATCGTCAACGTTGGCGACGAGATCGATGTCAAGGTTCTGAAGTACGATCGCGAGCGCAATCGTGTTTCCCTGGGCCTGAAGCAACTGGGCGAAGATCCATGGGTTGCTATCAAAGCCCGTTACCCAGAAAGCACTCGCGTTACCGCTCGTGTAACCAACCTGACCGACTACGGCTGCTTCGCTGAGCTGGAAGAAGGCGTTGAAGGTCTGGTACACGTTTCGGAAATGGACTGGACCAACAAGAACATCCACCCTTCGAAAGTCGTACAAGTCGGCGACGAAGTGGAAGTCATGGTTCTGGACATCGACGAAGAGCGTCGTCGTATCTCCCTCGGCATCAAGCAGTGCAAGTCCAACCCATGGGAAGACTTCTCTGGCCAGTTCAACAAGGGCGATAAAATCTCCGGCACCATCAAGTCGATCACCGATTTCGGTATCTTCATTGGTCTGGACGGCGGCATCGACGGTCTGGTTCACCTGTCCGACATCTCCTGGAACGAAGTGGGCGAAGAAGCCGTTCGCCGCTTCAAGAAGGGCGACGAGCTGGACACCGTTATCCTGTCGGTTGACCCAGAGCGCGAGCGTATCTCCCTGGGTATCAAGCAACTGGAAAGCGATCCGTTCTCCGAGTACGTCTCGGTTAACGACAAAGGCGCCATCGTTAAAGGCACTGTGAAAGAAGTTGACGCCAAAGGCGCCATCATCGTTCTGGCCGACGATATCGAAGCGACTCTGAAAGCCTCCGAAATCAGCCGTGACCGCGTTGAAGACGCGCGCAACGTTCTGAAAGAAGGCGAAGAAGTAGAAGCCAAGATCATCAGCGTTGACCGCAAGAGCCGCGTAATCCAGCTCTCGATCAAGTCGAAAGACGTTGAAGACGAGAAAGAAGCCATCCAGAGCCTGCGCGACAAGCCAGTAGCTTCGGATGCTCCAGTAGCCACCACCCTGGGTGACCTGCTGCGTGCTGCACAAGCGGAAAAGCAGAACTAA
- the ihfB gene encoding integration host factor subunit beta — protein sequence MTKSELIERIVTHQGLLSSKDVELAIKTMLEQMSQCLATGDRIEIRGFGSFSLHYRAPRVGRNPKTGQSVSLDGKFVPHFKPGKELRDRVNEEEEVHDEL from the coding sequence ATGACGAAGTCGGAGTTGATCGAACGAATTGTCACCCATCAAGGCCTGCTCTCATCCAAGGATGTGGAGTTGGCAATCAAGACCATGCTTGAGCAGATGTCCCAATGCCTGGCCACCGGCGATCGAATCGAGATCAGGGGGTTTGGTAGCTTTTCCTTGCATTATCGCGCGCCGCGAGTCGGGCGTAATCCGAAAACCGGCCAATCGGTCAGTCTGGACGGAAAATTCGTTCCTCATTTCAAGCCGGGGAAAGAGTTGCGAGATCGAGTCAATGAGGAGGAAGAAGTGCATGATGAGCTGTAG
- a CDS encoding Wzz/FepE/Etk N-terminal domain-containing protein, translating into MLKARSGIKNEDEVDLVALVKELWTQKLLIFGFTVLGVALAYAYVSLSKSPPVYEAKIYVLPPAQSGVAAFNVGRSANDEGLKPFTVKEVYAVFTQNLVGETLRQDFFKEVYLPSLPQASRENSVDQLYKTFSEQLVVSADKGVPDRYSVTVQSQDSKQAASWGEAYLDRAAEAAKAEIILNIKQEALVRADDLQSRIASLRESALLKREDRISQLREALSIAKAIGLVEPQLPSSASVTVKGGVNESLAYRRGSKALAAEIEVLQSRSSDDAFVPELRKLQGKYEELSRLSVDPAKVSVSRQDGEVEVPSTPLKTKKNLIMLAGLIAGLLLGVFLALVRIFLLRPPESRNPVLDEG; encoded by the coding sequence ATGTTGAAAGCTCGATCTGGGATAAAAAATGAGGATGAAGTCGACCTGGTTGCTCTGGTCAAGGAGTTATGGACTCAAAAGCTTTTGATTTTTGGTTTTACGGTGCTGGGGGTCGCTTTGGCGTATGCCTACGTCTCTCTATCCAAATCCCCTCCGGTATATGAAGCAAAAATTTACGTCTTGCCTCCTGCACAAAGTGGGGTCGCTGCTTTTAATGTCGGGCGCAGTGCCAATGACGAAGGTTTGAAGCCTTTTACAGTAAAAGAAGTCTATGCCGTCTTTACCCAGAATCTTGTCGGGGAGACGCTTCGCCAGGATTTTTTCAAAGAAGTCTATTTACCCTCTCTCCCGCAAGCTTCGCGTGAGAACTCGGTAGACCAGTTATATAAAACTTTCTCTGAGCAACTGGTCGTCAGTGCAGATAAGGGCGTTCCGGACCGTTATTCCGTCACCGTCCAGAGTCAGGACTCAAAACAGGCTGCCAGCTGGGGGGAGGCCTATCTTGATCGTGCGGCTGAGGCGGCGAAGGCGGAAATCATTCTGAATATAAAGCAGGAGGCCCTGGTCAGGGCGGATGATCTCCAGTCAAGAATTGCAAGTTTGCGTGAGTCGGCTCTTCTCAAGCGTGAGGACCGTATCTCGCAATTGCGTGAGGCATTGAGCATTGCCAAGGCTATTGGTCTGGTGGAGCCGCAGTTGCCATCCAGTGCATCGGTCACCGTGAAGGGGGGCGTGAACGAGTCGTTGGCCTATCGGCGTGGCAGCAAGGCGCTGGCGGCAGAAATTGAAGTTTTGCAGTCTCGATCCTCGGACGATGCATTTGTGCCGGAGCTGCGAAAACTGCAAGGCAAGTATGAGGAGTTGAGTCGATTGAGCGTGGACCCCGCAAAGGTCTCCGTCAGTCGTCAGGATGGTGAGGTCGAGGTACCGAGCACCCCACTCAAGACCAAGAAGAACCTTATAATGTTGGCAGGTCTGATCGCCGGTTTGTTACTGGGTGTTTTTTTGGCATTGGTACGTATTTTCTTACTGCGGCCTCCAGAGTCGAGAAATCCTGTTCTGGATGAAGGCTAG
- a CDS encoding transcription termination/antitermination NusG family protein, protein MNGEQGFERSVSAVGAQLPGARDWYLAQCKPRQDERAEEHLTRHGYIGVRPMCIQQSLVNGHLHESTNSFSPGCVFIQPGPDCSRVPLRSMLGVSRIVSFGERSAAVGEDLVWQLHARVEGFEGPLFLEGEPVRDASDECAEMDNWMVKCW, encoded by the coding sequence ATGAATGGAGAGCAAGGGTTTGAACGATCAGTCTCTGCTGTCGGGGCGCAACTACCAGGGGCCCGAGACTGGTACCTGGCCCAGTGTAAGCCAAGGCAAGACGAGAGGGCCGAAGAGCATCTGACTCGTCACGGGTACATCGGTGTACGCCCAATGTGCATTCAACAGTCGCTAGTGAACGGGCATTTGCACGAGAGTACCAACTCTTTTTCCCCCGGTTGTGTGTTCATCCAGCCCGGCCCCGATTGTAGTCGGGTGCCGTTGCGCTCAATGCTTGGTGTCAGTCGGATAGTCAGCTTTGGCGAAAGGTCGGCGGCTGTCGGCGAAGATCTGGTTTGGCAATTACATGCGCGAGTTGAAGGTTTCGAGGGTCCCTTGTTCCTGGAGGGGGAGCCTGTACGCGACGCTAGTGACGAGTGTGCCGAAATGGATAATTGGATGGTGAAGTGCTGGTGA
- the wbpA gene encoding UDP-N-acetyl-D-glucosamine 6-dehydrogenase yields the protein MSGLKQASVAKFKKKEAVIGIVGLGYVGLPLMLRYNAIGFKVLGIDIDIFKVDALNSGKSYIEHISGEKIARARDSGFEATTDFERVAECDALILCVPTPLNKYREPDMSFVVNTTDAIKPYLRAGQVVSLESTTYPGTTEEELLPRIQEGGLRAGEDIFLVYSPEREDPGNPNFETRTIPKVIGGHTAACLEVGVALYEHAIDKVVTVSSTKAAEMTKLLENIHRAVNIGLVNEMKVVADRMGIDIFEVVDAAATKPFGFTAYYPGPGLGGHCIPIDPFYLTWKAREYGLHTRFIELSGEVNKAMPEYVLGKLMDGLNQSGKALKGSKVLVLGIAYKKNVDDMRESPSVEIMELIESKGAVVAYSDPHVPVFPKMREHHFDLVSEELSAANISSFDAVVLATDHDKFDYELIGRHSKLLVDTRGKYRAPEAHIIKA from the coding sequence ATGTCAGGCTTAAAGCAGGCGAGCGTCGCTAAGTTCAAGAAAAAAGAGGCCGTCATCGGTATTGTTGGCCTCGGCTACGTGGGTCTGCCTTTGATGCTGCGTTACAATGCGATCGGCTTCAAGGTTCTGGGTATTGATATCGACATCTTTAAAGTCGACGCGTTGAATTCGGGCAAGAGCTACATCGAGCATATTTCTGGCGAGAAAATAGCACGTGCCCGCGACAGCGGTTTTGAGGCAACGACTGATTTCGAGCGCGTTGCCGAGTGCGATGCGCTGATACTGTGTGTTCCCACGCCACTGAACAAGTATCGAGAACCCGATATGAGTTTTGTGGTTAATACCACTGATGCCATCAAGCCATATTTGCGCGCTGGCCAGGTCGTTTCCCTGGAAAGTACGACCTATCCAGGGACGACGGAAGAGGAACTGCTTCCTCGAATCCAGGAAGGCGGACTGCGAGCCGGTGAGGATATTTTTCTCGTTTATTCCCCGGAGCGGGAAGATCCGGGCAACCCCAATTTTGAAACCCGCACCATTCCCAAGGTGATCGGTGGTCATACGGCCGCCTGTCTTGAGGTGGGGGTCGCTCTTTATGAGCATGCGATAGACAAGGTCGTCACCGTCAGTTCGACCAAGGCTGCCGAAATGACCAAGCTCCTGGAGAATATTCACCGGGCGGTGAATATCGGCCTGGTGAACGAAATGAAAGTCGTTGCCGATCGAATGGGGATCGACATCTTTGAAGTCGTCGACGCTGCCGCGACAAAGCCTTTTGGTTTCACCGCTTATTATCCGGGGCCTGGGCTGGGTGGTCACTGCATCCCGATCGACCCTTTCTACCTGACCTGGAAGGCTCGGGAGTATGGCTTGCACACGCGCTTCATCGAGTTGTCCGGTGAGGTAAACAAAGCCATGCCAGAGTACGTTCTGGGCAAGCTGATGGATGGTCTTAACCAGAGCGGGAAAGCACTGAAAGGTAGTAAAGTGCTGGTGCTTGGAATCGCCTACAAGAAAAACGTTGACGATATGCGTGAGTCACCTTCCGTCGAGATCATGGAATTGATTGAGTCTAAAGGTGCAGTGGTTGCTTACAGCGACCCACATGTCCCGGTTTTTCCGAAAATGCGCGAACACCACTTTGATCTTGTCAGTGAAGAATTGTCCGCAGCTAATATTTCTTCTTTCGATGCAGTGGTTCTGGCAACGGATCATGACAAATTTGATTATGAACTGATTGGTCGGCACTCCAAGTTGTTGGTCGATACGCGCGGAAAGTATCGCGCGCCAGAAGCCCATATCATTAAAGCCTGA
- the wbpB gene encoding UDP-N-acetyl-2-amino-2-deoxy-D-glucuronate oxidase, with product MKRFALIGAAGYIAPRHMRAIKDTGNELVSAYDINDSVGIIDSISPQSEFFTEFERFQEHAWRLKRDPASALNYVSVCSPNYLHASHIAAGLRLGCDVICEKPLVPTVAILEDLALVEQETGKRVYNILQLRHHQAILGLKEKVARESRDQKYDVELTYITSRGKWYMESWKGDPRKSFGVATNIGVHFYDMLHFIFGKLQRNVVHFANEYKAAGYLEYEKARVRWFLSIDANDLPEAVKGKKPTYRSITVDGEEMEFSEGFTDLHTISYQEILAGRGYGLEDARHCVETVEVIRSTAISSARDDEGHPFLQTLSR from the coding sequence TTGAAACGTTTTGCCCTGATCGGTGCGGCTGGTTATATTGCACCTCGCCATATGCGCGCTATAAAAGACACCGGAAACGAGTTGGTGTCGGCTTATGATATTAATGACTCGGTTGGTATTATCGACAGTATCTCTCCGCAGAGTGAGTTCTTTACTGAGTTCGAGCGATTCCAGGAGCACGCCTGGCGGTTGAAGCGCGACCCTGCCAGTGCGTTGAATTATGTTTCGGTGTGCTCTCCAAATTATCTGCACGCCTCGCATATCGCCGCTGGCTTACGCTTGGGCTGCGATGTTATTTGCGAGAAACCGCTGGTCCCGACGGTTGCGATCCTGGAGGATCTCGCCCTGGTCGAGCAGGAAACCGGCAAACGGGTGTATAACATTCTGCAACTTCGTCATCATCAGGCCATTCTCGGTCTGAAGGAAAAAGTTGCGCGCGAATCTCGTGATCAGAAATATGATGTCGAGCTCACCTATATCACCTCTCGCGGGAAGTGGTATATGGAGAGCTGGAAAGGCGATCCGCGCAAGTCATTCGGTGTGGCCACCAATATTGGCGTGCACTTTTACGACATGCTGCATTTTATCTTCGGTAAACTTCAGCGCAACGTCGTCCATTTCGCAAATGAATACAAGGCCGCTGGCTACCTGGAGTATGAAAAGGCCCGGGTGCGCTGGTTCCTGTCTATTGATGCCAATGATTTGCCAGAAGCGGTGAAGGGCAAAAAACCGACTTATCGCTCGATTACCGTTGATGGCGAGGAGATGGAGTTTTCAGAGGGCTTCACCGATCTTCATACGATCAGCTACCAGGAGATACTGGCTGGTCGTGGATACGGGCTGGAGGATGCACGTCACTGTGTTGAGACTGTCGAAGTCATTCGCTCAACTGCGATCAGCAGCGCACGTGATGATGAAGGCCATCCTTTTCTTCAAACCCTGAGTCGATGA
- a CDS encoding acyltransferase, translating into MNYQVHPSAIVDDGAQIGSGSRVWHFVHVCADAVIGERCSLGQNVFVGNRVVIGNNVKIQNNVSVYDNVTLEDDVFCGPSMVFTNVYNPRSAVSRKDEYRDTTVRKGATLGANCTVVCGVTIGEYAFIGAGAVVNRDVKPYALMAGVPAKQIGWMSQQGERIPLSLKGEGEFTCPHTAQRYKLVGDKLECLGE; encoded by the coding sequence ATGAACTATCAGGTACATCCCTCCGCAATCGTAGACGACGGTGCGCAGATTGGAAGCGGATCTCGCGTATGGCATTTTGTACATGTCTGCGCTGACGCTGTTATCGGCGAACGCTGTTCGTTGGGTCAGAATGTATTTGTGGGTAACCGCGTCGTTATCGGAAACAACGTGAAGATACAGAACAACGTCTCTGTGTATGATAACGTTACTCTTGAAGATGATGTTTTTTGCGGCCCCAGCATGGTGTTTACCAACGTCTATAACCCTCGTAGCGCAGTGTCGCGCAAAGACGAGTATCGCGACACTACTGTCAGAAAAGGCGCCACTTTGGGAGCGAACTGCACTGTGGTGTGCGGCGTGACCATTGGTGAGTACGCTTTCATTGGTGCGGGTGCTGTAGTTAATCGTGATGTCAAACCGTACGCACTGATGGCGGGCGTTCCAGCTAAACAGATAGGCTGGATGAGCCAGCAGGGCGAGCGTATTCCCCTTTCGCTGAAGGGCGAGGGTGAGTTCACCTGCCCTCACACAGCGCAACGATACAAGTTAGTGGGCGATAAACTGGAGTGCCTTGGCGAATGA
- a CDS encoding DegT/DnrJ/EryC1/StrS family aminotransferase, translating into MNIPFVDLRTQYEALKSEIQLRINNVLEHGQYIMGPEVAELEDRLCTYTGARHCITVSSGTDALLISLMALGVGRDDEVITTPFTFAATAEVIVLLGAKPVFVDIDPLTCNIDAAKVEGAITSRTKAIMPVSLYGQPSDMDEINAIAARHGNIPVIEDAAQSFGADYKGRKSCNLSTVGCTSFFPSKPLGCYGDGGAIFTSDDAFAQACREIRVHGQSQRYWHTRVGLGGRMDTLQCAIVLAKLERFEWEVEQRIEAGARYNRAMDELGVKRVQQKADRTSMFAQYTILVEDREQVQASLKQQGIPTAVHYPVPLNEQPVYRCYGSSSDTPISHSVARQVMSLPMSADVGSVFEPVMSGLRTALSMSRE; encoded by the coding sequence ATGAATATTCCTTTCGTCGATTTGAGAACTCAGTACGAAGCTTTGAAATCGGAAATTCAGCTCCGTATCAATAATGTACTCGAGCATGGCCAATACATTATGGGGCCTGAAGTTGCCGAGCTTGAGGATCGTCTTTGCACCTACACCGGTGCCAGGCACTGCATTACCGTTTCCAGTGGTACTGACGCACTGCTGATCAGCCTGATGGCGCTGGGTGTGGGGCGAGATGACGAAGTCATCACCACGCCATTCACCTTTGCAGCGACGGCGGAAGTCATCGTCCTCCTGGGCGCGAAACCAGTCTTTGTCGATATCGACCCACTCACCTGCAATATTGATGCAGCGAAAGTGGAGGGCGCGATAACGTCCAGGACGAAGGCCATCATGCCCGTGAGCCTATACGGTCAGCCTTCGGACATGGATGAAATCAATGCAATCGCTGCTCGCCATGGCAACATTCCAGTAATCGAAGATGCGGCCCAGAGTTTTGGTGCTGACTACAAGGGGCGTAAGAGCTGCAACCTGTCTACTGTCGGTTGCACGAGCTTTTTCCCCAGCAAGCCCTTGGGCTGTTATGGCGATGGTGGTGCGATATTCACGTCCGACGACGCCTTTGCGCAAGCATGTAGAGAAATTCGTGTTCACGGTCAAAGTCAGCGGTACTGGCATACCCGTGTCGGGCTCGGCGGTCGGATGGACACGCTTCAGTGTGCCATCGTGCTGGCCAAGCTTGAGCGCTTCGAGTGGGAGGTTGAGCAACGAATAGAAGCGGGGGCCCGTTACAATCGTGCGATGGATGAGCTGGGTGTAAAGCGCGTGCAACAAAAGGCTGACCGCACCAGCATGTTTGCTCAATATACGATTCTGGTGGAGGATCGTGAGCAGGTTCAGGCGTCCCTCAAGCAGCAGGGCATACCGACGGCGGTCCACTATCCGGTCCCTTTGAACGAGCAACCTGTTTACCGTTGCTACGGTTCGTCTTCGGACACTCCGATCTCTCATTCTGTTGCTCGACAGGTCATGAGCCTGCCGATGAGTGCGGACGTAGGGTCTGTCTTTGAGCCGGTTATGTCGGGCCTGCGCACAGCCCTGAGCATGAGCCGTGAATGA